ACCGATTGGTGGAGTATATCCATGGCTGTTCCAAAACGAAAAACCTCCCCGTCCAAGCGCGGCATGCGCCGCTCGGCCGACGCGCTGAAGGCCCCGACCTATGTCGAGGACAAGAATTCCGGCGAAATGCGCCGTCCGCACCACATCGACCTGAAGACCGGCATGTATCGCGGTCGCCAGGTTCTGACGCCGAAGGAAAGCTAAGCAGCTTTCCCACGGGGAAGCCGAGCGGCTTTGCCCGAGCGAGCGAATTGGGAAAGGATCGGTCTCGCCGGTCCTTTCTTTTTTGCGTGTTCCGATGATGGCGCCGAATTTCCTTGACGCCTGGGCGTCGGGGGATTCTAGAAGGTGCCAGCGCAAAGCGGAGACCGTTCTATGCTCGCGGGCATTCCTCTTCTGATCATCCCCTTCGTCCTCTACAACGTCGGTGTGGCCGGCTTGTTCGGCAGCGGCCCCGACGGCAATCCGTGGGCAACCGAGATTCTCACGCTGGGGATGATGTCGGGCGGCAGTTTTG
The nucleotide sequence above comes from Aminobacter aminovorans. Encoded proteins:
- the rpmF gene encoding 50S ribosomal protein L32, with translation MAVPKRKTSPSKRGMRRSADALKAPTYVEDKNSGEMRRPHHIDLKTGMYRGRQVLTPKES